One region of Flavobacterium sp. GSB-24 genomic DNA includes:
- a CDS encoding lactonase family protein has protein sequence MKKIYLFLFSALSLTTVKAQNKFNLLVGTYTNTCQSNGIYVYEFDASSGGLKLKNSSENVISPSYLSVSADNKFIYAVNENGTQSAVSSFSYNSASGKIKLLNTNASLGADPCHLINDDKNVIVANYSGGNIVVFKKKPNGSLTEVQQIIQHEGKGPNAARQEKAHVHMVVFSPDKKFVLSNDLGLDKVFIYKYNPNSTNEMLMLKGSVDVKKGSGPRHLTFSKDGKFVYLVQELDGTLTTFSYDKTGNLKLIAETSILPKGFTGGTGAAAIKISPDGNFLYVSDRVDANSISVYKILKTGAIELVEQQSTLGKGPRDFAIDPTGNYLLVGHQYTNDIIIFKRDKKTGKITDTGKRIELCSPVGLVFTKI, from the coding sequence ATGAAAAAAATATATTTATTTTTATTTTCTGCTTTATCCCTGACCACGGTAAAAGCTCAAAATAAATTCAACTTATTGGTTGGAACTTACACAAATACCTGTCAAAGCAACGGAATTTATGTTTATGAATTTGATGCATCTTCCGGCGGTTTAAAATTAAAGAATTCTTCAGAAAATGTTATCAGTCCAAGTTATTTATCGGTTTCTGCTGATAATAAATTTATCTATGCTGTAAACGAAAACGGAACTCAAAGTGCTGTCAGTTCTTTTAGTTATAATTCAGCTTCAGGAAAAATAAAGTTATTGAATACAAATGCTTCTTTAGGTGCAGATCCATGTCATTTAATTAATGATGATAAAAATGTAATTGTTGCCAATTATTCTGGCGGAAACATTGTCGTTTTTAAGAAAAAGCCAAATGGAAGTCTTACTGAAGTGCAGCAAATAATTCAGCATGAAGGAAAAGGACCAAACGCAGCGCGTCAGGAAAAAGCGCACGTGCATATGGTTGTTTTTTCACCAGATAAAAAATTCGTTTTGTCTAATGATTTAGGTTTAGATAAAGTGTTTATTTATAAGTACAACCCGAATTCTACAAACGAAATGCTGATGCTTAAAGGAAGTGTTGATGTAAAGAAAGGAAGCGGACCAAGACATTTGACTTTTAGTAAAGATGGTAAATTTGTGTATTTGGTTCAGGAACTAGACGGAACTTTAACGACTTTTAGTTATGATAAAACTGGAAATCTAAAACTAATTGCCGAAACAAGCATTCTTCCAAAAGGTTTTACCGGCGGAACAGGTGCGGCGGCAATTAAAATTTCGCCAGACGGAAACTTTTTATATGTTTCTGATCGTGTAGACGCAAACTCTATTTCGGTTTATAAAATCCTTAAAACAGGAGCAATTGAATTGGTAGAGCAGCAAAGCACTTTAGGAAAAGGTCCAAGAGATTTCGCTATTGACCCAACAGGAAATTACCTTTTAGTTGGACATCAATATACAAATGATATCATTATTTTTAAAAGAGACAAAAAAACTGGAAAAATCACAGACACCGGAAAAAGAATCGAGTTGTGCTCGCCGGTTGGATTGGTTTTTACGAAAATATAG
- a CDS encoding alpha/beta fold hydrolase yields MNLSLEYKIREPKVILDKNPLLLLLHGYGSNESDLFSFASELPDNYYIISARAPYDLQYGAYAWYAINFDADQNKFSDNEQAKTSRDLIAKFIDELVANYPIDANNVTLIGFSQGSILSYATALSYPEKIQRVVAMSGYFNEEIIKEGFENNDFKNLKIFASHGTVDQVIPIEWARKTPAILDKLNVPVVYKEYPVGHGVAPQNFFDFKNWLGL; encoded by the coding sequence ATGAATCTATCTTTAGAATATAAAATAAGAGAACCAAAAGTAATTTTAGATAAAAACCCATTATTGCTTTTATTGCACGGATACGGAAGTAACGAATCCGATTTATTCTCATTTGCTTCTGAACTTCCAGACAACTATTACATCATTTCTGCCAGAGCGCCTTACGATTTACAATATGGAGCATACGCTTGGTACGCAATTAATTTTGATGCTGATCAGAATAAATTTTCAGATAATGAGCAAGCAAAAACTTCAAGAGATTTAATTGCCAAATTTATTGACGAATTGGTTGCAAATTACCCAATTGATGCGAACAACGTAACTCTGATTGGATTTAGCCAAGGATCTATTTTAAGTTATGCAACAGCACTTTCTTATCCAGAAAAAATTCAAAGAGTAGTGGCAATGAGTGGTTATTTTAATGAAGAAATCATCAAAGAAGGTTTTGAAAACAACGACTTTAAAAACCTTAAAATATTCGCCTCTCACGGAACTGTAGATCAGGTTATTCCGATTGAATGGGCTAGAAAAACTCCAGCAATTTTAGATAAATTAAATGTCCCTGTTGTTTACAAAGAATATCCGGTTGGACATGGAGTTGCTCCGCAGAATTTTTTTGATTTTAAGAATTGGCTGGGTTTGTAG
- a CDS encoding MBL fold metallo-hydrolase — translation MKVYFLGTGTSQGIPIIGIDHPVCKSTDAKDKRLRVSIWITWGEHSYVIDCGPDFRQQMLSCGCRKLDAILFTHEHADHTAGLDDIRPFNFRQGEIPIYGHQRVLDNLRRRFDYVFETVNKYPGAPSVKTIEVQNNAPFAIGDKMAMPINAMHGDLQVFGYRVDDFAYLTDVKTIEQAEIDKLKGLKVLVVNALRVEPHDTHFNLQEALDFINLVKPEKAYLTHISHVLGFHEEVQKKLPENVFLAYDNLEITI, via the coding sequence TTGAAGGTTTATTTTTTAGGTACAGGTACTTCTCAAGGCATTCCGATTATCGGGATCGATCATCCAGTTTGTAAAAGCACTGATGCTAAGGATAAAAGGCTTCGTGTATCCATCTGGATTACATGGGGCGAGCATTCTTATGTCATCGATTGCGGACCAGATTTTAGACAGCAAATGCTTTCCTGCGGCTGTAGAAAACTCGACGCAATTCTATTTACTCACGAGCACGCAGACCACACTGCTGGTTTAGACGATATACGTCCGTTTAATTTTAGGCAGGGAGAAATTCCTATTTACGGTCATCAACGCGTTTTAGATAATCTAAGACGTCGTTTCGATTATGTTTTCGAAACAGTAAACAAATATCCTGGAGCTCCAAGCGTTAAAACAATCGAAGTGCAAAATAATGCGCCTTTTGCAATTGGAGATAAAATGGCGATGCCAATAAATGCTATGCATGGCGATTTGCAGGTTTTTGGATACAGAGTAGATGATTTTGCATATTTAACAGATGTAAAAACAATCGAACAAGCTGAAATTGATAAACTGAAAGGCTTGAAAGTATTGGTTGTAAATGCTTTAAGAGTTGAACCTCATGATACGCATTTTAACTTGCAGGAAGCGCTAGATTTTATTAATCTCGTTAAACCCGAAAAAGCTTATTTAACGCATATCAGCCACGTTTTAGGTTTTCATGAAGAAGTTCAAAAGAAACTTCCTGAAAATGTTTTTCTGGCTTATGACAATTTAGAAATTACAATTTAA
- a CDS encoding BatA and WFA domain-containing protein, whose product MHFKHPEILYFLFLLIVPILVHLFQLRRFKTSFFTNVRFLKELAIQTRKSSKIKKRLLLATRLLLLTFIILAFAQPFFQAVDSKNASNEMYIVLDNSFSMQAKGKKGELLKRAVQELLENTPENTPFSLLTNTENFWNTDIKSSKSALQNLKYSAAPFDLSAITAKIKAHKSAHKKDIVIITDAVGLKEKDVATVNFEEKPYFIVPEAEQKNNVSIDSVNINQTLENFYEIGINLSAYGEDFKPVSTALYNQNKLIAKTIVNFDTKKKKINFTIPKEAFHGYIMIEDNGLTYDNKLFFSISKNKKTNVISIGEPEKSNFLSRIYTPGEFNYHNYSISSLDYNSLEKQNTIILNELNEIPQALQTTLKAFVSKGGNLVVIPSEKSSISNLNTLLSNFGKVQFGNLEASNKLITKINFDHPLFSGVFENKITNFQYPKVNSAFAVSSSYPAVLSFEDQTPFVTSVQNQVSGITVFTAPINSTNSNFQQSPLIVPLFYKIAQNNQKTGVNALTIGNNQPYFVDVLLTKDAILEVKGNEDSFIPIQQILNNKVKLTFNDFPETAGNYGVFDKKEWVENISFNYKRTESDLSQVNTNVVSDFKTADTISTIFNTLQTERTDSQIWKWFVIFALLFLALEMAIIKFVK is encoded by the coding sequence ATGCATTTTAAACATCCCGAAATTCTATACTTTCTGTTTTTATTGATCGTTCCAATTTTGGTTCACTTATTTCAATTAAGACGTTTTAAAACCTCTTTTTTTACCAATGTTCGATTCTTAAAAGAACTTGCAATTCAGACACGTAAAAGTTCTAAAATTAAAAAGCGCCTTTTATTGGCTACACGTTTATTACTGCTGACTTTTATAATTTTAGCTTTTGCCCAGCCGTTTTTTCAGGCAGTCGACAGCAAAAATGCTTCAAACGAAATGTATATTGTTTTAGACAATTCGTTTAGTATGCAGGCAAAAGGCAAAAAAGGCGAATTGTTAAAGAGAGCTGTTCAGGAATTGCTTGAAAACACTCCAGAAAACACTCCATTTTCTTTATTAACTAACACCGAAAATTTCTGGAATACCGATATTAAATCTTCTAAAAGTGCTTTACAAAACCTAAAATACAGCGCAGCGCCTTTTGACCTTTCGGCAATAACTGCAAAAATTAAAGCACACAAATCTGCACATAAAAAAGACATTGTAATCATTACAGATGCTGTAGGTTTAAAAGAAAAAGATGTTGCAACTGTAAATTTTGAAGAAAAACCATATTTCATAGTTCCAGAAGCAGAACAAAAAAATAACGTTTCGATCGACAGCGTTAACATTAATCAAACTTTAGAGAATTTCTATGAAATCGGAATTAATTTATCAGCTTACGGCGAAGATTTTAAACCGGTTTCGACTGCTTTGTACAACCAAAATAAATTGATTGCCAAAACGATTGTCAATTTTGACACTAAGAAAAAGAAAATCAATTTTACGATTCCAAAAGAAGCTTTTCATGGATATATAATGATCGAAGATAACGGCTTAACGTATGATAACAAATTGTTTTTCAGCATTTCTAAAAACAAAAAAACAAACGTTATCAGTATCGGCGAACCTGAAAAAAGTAATTTCTTATCTAGAATTTACACTCCAGGCGAATTCAATTACCACAATTATTCGATTAGTTCTTTAGATTACAATAGTTTAGAGAAACAAAATACGATTATTTTAAACGAATTGAATGAAATTCCTCAGGCTTTGCAGACTACTTTAAAAGCTTTTGTTTCTAAAGGCGGTAATTTGGTTGTAATTCCTTCTGAGAAAAGTTCTATTTCTAATTTAAATACTTTGCTGAGTAATTTTGGGAAAGTTCAATTCGGAAATTTAGAAGCCAGCAATAAATTAATCACTAAAATTAATTTTGATCATCCGTTATTTTCGGGGGTTTTTGAGAACAAAATAACGAATTTTCAATATCCAAAAGTAAATAGTGCATTTGCCGTTTCAAGTTCATATCCTGCTGTCCTTTCCTTTGAAGATCAGACACCTTTTGTAACTTCTGTTCAAAATCAGGTTTCTGGAATAACGGTTTTTACAGCACCAATAAATAGTACAAATTCAAATTTTCAGCAATCACCTTTAATTGTTCCGCTATTTTATAAAATCGCTCAGAACAATCAAAAAACTGGAGTTAACGCATTGACAATAGGAAATAATCAACCTTATTTTGTGGATGTTTTATTAACTAAAGACGCGATTTTGGAAGTAAAAGGAAATGAAGATTCTTTTATTCCGATTCAGCAGATATTGAACAATAAAGTAAAATTAACCTTTAATGATTTTCCTGAAACTGCTGGTAATTACGGTGTTTTCGATAAAAAAGAATGGGTTGAAAATATTAGTTTTAATTACAAACGAACGGAAAGCGATTTGAGTCAGGTAAACACAAATGTAGTTTCTGACTTTAAAACCGCCGATACTATTTCGACCATTTTTAATACCTTACAAACTGAACGAACTGACAGCCAAATTTGGAAATGGTTTGTTATCTTTGCACTGTTATTTTTAGCACTAGAAATGGCAATTATAAAATTTGTAAAATAG
- a CDS encoding dihydroorotase: MKIIIKSAKIIDSKSPFHNQTVDLLIADGLIEKIGVSLPNDDAEIVRFDDLHVSQGWFDSSVSLGEPGYEDRETIANGLNVAAKSGFTAIALQPNSLPVIDNQSQVSFVKNKANGFATEIFPIGALTKASEGKDMAELFDMKNAGAIAFGDYNKSIDNANILKIALQYVQDFDGLVIAYSQDPNIKGNGVANEGIVSTRLGLKGIPNLAEELQISRNLFLLEYTGGKLHIPTISTAKSVELIREAKAKGLNVTCSASVHHLVLTDEKLDGFDTRFKVTPPLRTEVDRQALLNGIADGTIDTITSDHNPIDIEFKKMEFDTAKNGTIGLESAFGALLTVLPLETVIAKLTSGRTLFGLENNTIEEGAKANFTLFTPEGKSAFTKENILSKSKNSAFLGTEIKGSVYGILNQNQLVTK, from the coding sequence ATGAAAATAATCATCAAAAGCGCCAAAATTATCGACTCAAAAAGTCCGTTTCACAATCAGACCGTTGATCTTTTAATTGCAGATGGTTTAATAGAAAAAATAGGCGTTTCACTTCCAAACGATGATGCAGAAATTGTACGTTTCGATGACCTTCACGTTTCGCAGGGCTGGTTTGACAGCAGTGTTTCACTAGGAGAACCAGGTTACGAAGACAGAGAAACCATTGCAAACGGTTTAAATGTTGCCGCAAAAAGCGGTTTTACCGCAATTGCACTTCAGCCTAACTCTTTACCAGTTATTGACAATCAGTCTCAGGTAAGCTTTGTGAAAAATAAAGCAAATGGTTTTGCAACAGAAATTTTCCCAATTGGAGCATTAACTAAAGCAAGTGAAGGAAAAGATATGGCAGAACTTTTTGATATGAAAAATGCCGGCGCTATCGCTTTTGGAGATTACAACAAAAGTATTGACAACGCAAATATCCTTAAAATCGCTTTACAATATGTACAAGATTTTGATGGTTTGGTAATTGCTTACTCGCAAGATCCTAATATTAAAGGAAATGGTGTTGCTAACGAAGGAATTGTTTCTACAAGATTAGGTTTAAAAGGAATTCCAAACTTAGCCGAAGAACTGCAGATTTCAAGAAACTTGTTTTTATTGGAATATACTGGCGGAAAACTTCATATTCCGACCATTTCTACAGCAAAATCGGTTGAATTAATTAGAGAAGCTAAAGCTAAAGGTCTAAATGTAACTTGCAGCGCATCTGTACATCATTTGGTTTTAACAGATGAAAAACTGGACGGATTTGATACTCGCTTTAAAGTTACGCCTCCTTTAAGAACTGAAGTAGACAGACAAGCTTTATTAAATGGAATTGCTGACGGAACTATAGACACAATAACATCTGACCATAATCCGATTGACATTGAATTCAAGAAAATGGAATTTGATACAGCTAAAAACGGAACTATTGGTTTAGAAAGCGCTTTTGGAGCTTTATTAACAGTTTTACCACTGGAAACTGTTATTGCAAAATTGACTTCTGGAAGAACGCTTTTTGGTCTTGAAAACAACACAATCGAAGAAGGTGCAAAAGCAAATTTCACCTTATTTACTCCAGAAGGAAAATCAGCTTTTACGAAAGAAAACATTCTTTCAAAATCTAAAAATTCTGCTTTTTTAGGAACTGAAATTAAAGGCTCTGTTTACGGAATTTTAAATCAAAATCAACTTGTTACAAAATAA